One bacterium genomic window carries:
- a CDS encoding nucleotide exchange factor GrpE has protein sequence MKRHQEEKSRRIPAGDSPESQEAGLETPRPDLPAGEEEEILSEQEAAARKEIEETEQVVTSLRQQLQEMEDRWKRAAADLDNYRKRFERELERLRFAERDYVLHQWLAVVDNMERAIKAAEKASDNPWYQGMQAIYQQMQGVLRHFRVDPIIPKGEPFDPQRHDAVATVDLADQPEGIIAEVVEPGYTISDRILRPAKVIPVRHQAKK, from the coding sequence ATGAAGAGACATCAGGAAGAAAAATCCCGGAGAATTCCCGCAGGGGATTCACCCGAATCACAGGAGGCCGGGCTGGAAACACCCCGGCCTGATCTTCCTGCCGGAGAGGAGGAGGAAATCCTCTCCGAGCAGGAGGCTGCCGCCCGCAAGGAAATTGAGGAAACGGAACAGGTCGTGACCAGCCTGAGGCAGCAGCTTCAGGAGATGGAAGACCGGTGGAAGAGAGCCGCTGCCGACCTTGACAACTACCGAAAGCGCTTTGAGCGGGAGCTTGAGCGGCTTCGCTTTGCCGAGCGGGACTATGTCCTGCACCAGTGGCTGGCAGTGGTGGACAATATGGAGCGGGCCATCAAAGCAGCGGAAAAGGCATCGGATAACCCCTGGTATCAGGGCATGCAGGCCATATATCAGCAGATGCAGGGTGTTCTTCGCCATTTTCGGGTGGATCCAATCATCCCGAAAGGGGAACCCTTCGATCCGCAGCGTCACGATGCGGTAGCCACGGTTGATCTTGCGGATCAGCCGGAAGGGATCATCGCCGAAGTAGTTGAACCCGGCTACACCATCAGCGATCGTATCCTGCGGCCGGCAAAAGTCATCCCGGTGAGGCATCAGGCCAAAAAGTAA
- a CDS encoding DnaJ C-terminal domain-containing protein, whose amino-acid sequence MAIKFQDYYQVLGVPRNASQDDIQRAYRKLARKYHPDINKSPDAEERFKKINEAYEVLKDPEKRKRYDMLGENWRAGQDFTPPPGWDFRGGRAAGTGGGTWRGVNFSDLGDIGGLGGGKFSDFFETLFGAGLGGFRTAGGRTQAGDWTARGQDREAEITIPLEDAYQGAKKTISLESVRPDAAGQPQRVTQNLEVTIPAGITDGKRIRLSGQGEKGMGGGPPGDLYLRVHIAPHPVFQLKGHDLIVEVPVTPWEAALGAQVEVPTMEGTARVKIPAGVQSGQRLRLRGKGLPMSGGMRGDLYAMIQVAVPKTLDPKERELFEELARHSSFQPRQR is encoded by the coding sequence ATGGCCATTAAATTTCAGGATTATTATCAGGTACTGGGCGTTCCCCGAAATGCCTCACAGGATGACATCCAGCGTGCTTACCGGAAACTGGCCCGAAAGTATCATCCCGATATTAACAAGAGCCCGGACGCGGAAGAGCGGTTTAAGAAGATCAATGAGGCTTACGAAGTTCTGAAAGATCCCGAAAAGCGTAAACGCTATGATATGCTCGGAGAAAACTGGCGTGCTGGCCAGGATTTCACTCCTCCGCCAGGATGGGATTTCCGGGGCGGACGGGCTGCCGGGACTGGCGGAGGAACATGGAGAGGTGTCAATTTCAGCGACCTGGGGGATATTGGCGGTCTTGGTGGCGGAAAGTTCAGCGATTTCTTCGAAACGCTCTTTGGTGCAGGACTGGGCGGTTTTCGGACCGCCGGTGGCCGGACACAGGCGGGGGACTGGACTGCGCGTGGTCAGGACCGGGAGGCCGAAATCACCATTCCTCTGGAAGATGCTTACCAGGGCGCAAAGAAAACCATTTCTCTGGAATCCGTGAGGCCGGATGCCGCAGGTCAGCCCCAGCGCGTTACCCAGAATCTTGAGGTCACGATTCCGGCAGGAATAACGGACGGCAAGCGGATCCGGCTCAGTGGCCAGGGAGAGAAAGGGATGGGCGGCGGCCCGCCCGGAGACTTGTATCTGAGGGTGCATATCGCTCCTCATCCGGTTTTCCAATTAAAAGGTCATGATTTGATCGTGGAAGTGCCCGTGACACCCTGGGAAGCGGCCCTGGGTGCACAGGTGGAAGTGCCGACTATGGAAGGAACAGCCAGGGTGAAGATTCCTGCCGGTGTCCAAAGCGGGCAGCGGCTTCGGCTGCGAGGCAAAGGGCTTCCCATGTCGGGAGGGATGCGCGGTGATCTGTATGCCATGATTCAGGTAGCAGTGCCGAAAACACTTGATCCGAAAGAGCGGGAGCTTTTTGAGGAACTGGCCAGGCACTCCTCTTTCCAGCCGCGCCAGCGATAA
- a CDS encoding chaperone modulator CbpM, with the protein MREHRYEIVIRCSDSDLPDGRLFRLSDLANMAGLHPDLIDRFFSLGLIEPATQRPEPLFTDDAVLRICRILRLRRDMGVNLASAGIILDLLDQIEELKRELDRLRR; encoded by the coding sequence ATGAGAGAGCATCGCTATGAAATTGTGATCCGCTGTTCGGATTCGGATCTTCCCGATGGAAGACTGTTTCGCCTGTCCGATCTGGCCAATATGGCCGGACTGCACCCGGACCTTATCGACCGATTTTTTTCCCTTGGACTTATCGAGCCGGCAACGCAGCGGCCCGAACCCCTGTTCACCGACGATGCAGTCCTTCGCATCTGCCGCATCCTCCGGCTGCGCCGGGACATGGGAGTGAATCTGGCTTCCGCGGGAATCATCCTCGACCTTCTCGACCAGATCGAGGAGCTGAAAAGAGAACTGGACCGGCTGCGAAGGTGA